A window of the Enterobacteriaceae bacterium 4M9 genome harbors these coding sequences:
- a CDS encoding alpha/beta fold hydrolase, protein MDNQQRTPEEFIFSTSDGQALFYRYWPALNTNSSARKVIVLFHRGHEHSGRLQHIVDELGMADADFYAWDARGHGKTQGDRGYSPSLGRSVRDVEEFMRHVVHHSGVAMRDIIVVGQSVGAVLVATWVHDYAPPIRGMVLASPAFKVKLYVPFARTGLKLMQRLRGLFYVNSYVKGKFLTHDPARVASFDSDPLVTRPIAVNILLELYKTAERVVSDAAAITTPTQLLISGDDYVVHRRPQLDFYQKLRSRVKELHILPGFYHDTLGEQNREMAFSRMREFIDTLYAMAPQQFDYAQESRWSPGADVWRSLQAPPARYSAEGLWYAGLRAGMKTLGIQSEGVRLGMKTGFDSGSTLDYVYRNTPQGKNALGRMIDRGYLESIGWKGIRQRKVHLEALIREAITRLGAEGKPARIVDVAAGHGRYVLDALAQEQGVESILLRDYSELNVQKGQALIAERSMTNIARFERGDAFNTAELAALSPKPTLAIVSGLYELFPDNAQVRASLAGLAQAIEPGGILLYTGQPWHPQLKTIAWSLTSHRDNQPWIMRVRSQGEMDALVHEAGFDKCEQLIDEWGIFTVSMAVRRA, encoded by the coding sequence ATGGATAATCAGCAACGTACTCCTGAAGAATTCATTTTCAGCACCAGTGACGGCCAGGCTTTGTTTTATCGCTACTGGCCTGCGCTGAATACCAACAGCAGCGCGCGTAAAGTCATCGTACTGTTTCACCGTGGCCATGAGCACTCCGGGCGGTTGCAACATATCGTGGATGAGTTGGGTATGGCTGACGCTGACTTTTACGCCTGGGATGCGCGCGGCCACGGTAAAACGCAAGGTGACCGGGGCTATAGTCCGAGTCTGGGGCGTTCGGTGCGTGATGTTGAAGAATTTATGCGTCATGTGGTGCACCACAGCGGCGTGGCAATGCGCGATATTATCGTTGTTGGGCAGAGCGTGGGGGCGGTACTGGTTGCAACATGGGTGCATGATTATGCCCCACCGATTCGCGGAATGGTACTGGCGTCCCCGGCATTTAAAGTCAAACTTTACGTGCCGTTTGCCCGCACCGGACTGAAGCTGATGCAACGCCTGCGCGGACTGTTTTACGTCAACTCTTACGTTAAGGGTAAATTCCTGACTCACGATCCAGCGCGCGTGGCGTCGTTTGACAGCGATCCGCTGGTCACGCGCCCGATTGCGGTGAATATCCTGCTTGAGTTGTATAAAACGGCCGAGCGTGTGGTGAGCGATGCTGCTGCCATTACCACGCCGACACAGCTGCTGATTTCCGGTGATGATTACGTGGTACACCGTAGGCCGCAGCTAGACTTCTACCAAAAGCTTCGCAGTCGCGTTAAAGAACTGCATATTCTGCCTGGCTTCTATCACGATACGCTGGGTGAACAGAACCGCGAGATGGCATTCAGCCGGATGCGTGAGTTTATCGATACGCTCTATGCTATGGCGCCTCAACAGTTTGACTATGCGCAGGAGTCGCGCTGGAGTCCGGGTGCCGATGTCTGGCGCAGCCTACAGGCACCGCCGGCACGTTACAGCGCAGAAGGACTGTGGTACGCCGGACTGAGAGCCGGCATGAAGACGTTGGGGATACAGTCCGAAGGCGTACGTCTTGGTATGAAAACCGGCTTTGACTCTGGCAGCACGCTGGATTACGTCTATCGCAATACGCCGCAGGGCAAAAATGCGCTCGGGCGCATGATTGATAGGGGCTACCTTGAGAGCATTGGCTGGAAAGGCATACGCCAGCGTAAGGTACATCTCGAAGCCCTGATTCGCGAGGCCATTACCCGCCTTGGTGCAGAAGGTAAACCTGCGCGCATTGTAGATGTGGCGGCAGGGCATGGCCGCTATGTGCTGGACGCGCTGGCGCAAGAGCAGGGCGTTGAGTCTATTTTGTTGCGCGACTATAGCGAACTCAATGTGCAAAAGGGCCAGGCGTTGATTGCCGAACGTTCAATGACCAATATTGCACGTTTTGAACGCGGTGATGCGTTTAATACCGCAGAACTGGCAGCGCTGTCGCCAAAGCCAACCCTCGCAATTGTGTCCGGTTTGTATGAGTTGTTCCCGGATAACGCGCAGGTTCGCGCCTCGCTCGCCGGGCTGGCGCAAGCCATTGAACCCGGCGGGATCCTGCTTTATACCGGTCAGCCGTGGCACCCACAGCTTAAAACCATCGCCTGGTCGCTGACCAGCCACCGGGACAATCAGCCCTGGATAATGCGCGTGCGTAGTCAGGGTGAAATGGATGCGCTGGTCCATGAAGCCGGTTTTGACAAATGTGAACAGCTCATTGATGAATGGGGTATTTTCACGGTTTCCATGGCTGTGCGTCGGGCATGA
- a CDS encoding phosphatidate cytidylyltransferase, with protein MSLLYMSLVVIYAILAVATLINGLLVVFVKSRNWHELTLRIRSWWVIITVFALAMISPLWLGLTIFGFISFLALKEYLTLIPTRFSDHMPLLWMFIAIPLNYLWIGMDWYNMFIIFIPVYAFLFLPVRMVLSGDTQGFLRSAAQLHWGLMTTVFALSHVACLLALTRSDPTHGGALLVIFLVGLTEFNDVAQYLWGKSLGHIRVTPKVSPNKTLAGLLGGVLSTVVAAVILGPIMTPMSVGMSALAGLLIGLSGFCGDIVMSAVKRDIGVKDSGSMLPGHGGILDRIDSLIFTAPLFFHFVWYFYF; from the coding sequence ATGTCATTACTGTATATGTCACTGGTTGTTATTTACGCCATCCTCGCCGTAGCGACCCTTATCAACGGGCTTCTTGTTGTCTTTGTCAAAAGCCGTAACTGGCATGAACTGACGTTACGCATTCGCTCCTGGTGGGTGATTATCACGGTATTCGCGCTGGCAATGATAAGTCCGCTGTGGCTGGGGCTGACTATTTTCGGTTTTATCAGTTTTCTTGCGCTTAAAGAGTACCTGACGCTCATTCCCACGCGGTTTTCCGATCATATGCCGCTGTTGTGGATGTTCATTGCCATCCCGCTTAACTATCTGTGGATTGGCATGGACTGGTACAACATGTTCATCATCTTTATTCCCGTCTACGCCTTTTTGTTTTTGCCGGTGCGTATGGTGCTGTCGGGTGACACTCAGGGATTTTTGCGCTCGGCGGCACAGCTTCACTGGGGGCTGATGACAACCGTATTTGCGCTAAGTCACGTCGCCTGCCTGCTGGCGCTCACGCGCAGTGACCCAACGCACGGTGGTGCGCTACTGGTTATCTTCCTGGTTGGACTGACCGAGTTTAACGACGTGGCACAGTACCTGTGGGGTAAGTCGCTGGGTCATATTCGCGTAACGCCTAAGGTCAGTCCAAATAAAACCCTGGCCGGGCTATTGGGTGGCGTACTCAGCACGGTTGTTGCGGCAGTTATACTGGGGCCAATAATGACGCCGATGTCGGTGGGTATGTCGGCGCTGGCAGGGCTTCTCATTGGGCTTAGTGGGTTTTGTGGCGATATTGTCATGTCGGCAGTTAAACGTGATATCGGCGTGAAAGACAGCGGCTCTATGCTGCCGGGGCACGGCGGCATTCTCGACCGCATCGACTCGTTGATATTCACCGCGCCGCTGTTTTTCCACTTTGTCTGGTATTTCTACTTCTGA
- the paaI gene encoding hydroxyphenylacetyl-CoA thioesterase PaaI, with protein MSNDAWRNAREMYVRDNCAQALGIDIIDMEDGMAVLTMTVTPHMLNGHQTCHGGQLFSLADTAFAYACNSQGLPAVAAGCSIDFFRPALAGDKLTATAHVRHQGRQTGVYDIEIINQQANVVALFRGRAHRLQAR; from the coding sequence GGCGTAACGCCCGCGAAATGTACGTCCGCGATAACTGCGCACAGGCGCTGGGCATCGACATTATTGATATGGAAGACGGCATGGCGGTACTGACCATGACGGTCACGCCACACATGCTCAATGGTCATCAGACCTGCCACGGCGGGCAACTTTTCTCCCTGGCCGATACCGCTTTTGCTTATGCCTGTAACAGCCAGGGGCTGCCTGCGGTCGCGGCGGGGTGCTCCATTGATTTTTTTCGCCCGGCGCTGGCGGGTGACAAGCTGACGGCAACGGCGCATGTGCGCCACCAGGGACGACAAACCGGCGTTTATGACATCGAAATTATAAATCAGCAGGCAAACGTGGTGGCGCTGTTCCGCGGTCGCGCCCACCGGTTACAGGCCCGCTAA
- a CDS encoding 1-acyl-sn-glycerol-3-phosphate acyltransferase, giving the protein MNMINRFAHRLFSLCIVWPVLRIWLGLRVHNRERLPLQGPAIIVANHNSHLDIFTLLSLFPLRQHAMIRPVAAADYFLRNRLLAWFTQNILNIIPVVRGGDNACDPLAACADALRQNQILILFPEGTRGEPEKISGFKSGLWYLAQSFPETPIVPVYLKGLGRSMGKGRHIPLPLFIDIHIDEPCYWLDDKQQFKDALQTRFTVLQQQTQGQHHG; this is encoded by the coding sequence ATGAACATGATTAATCGCTTTGCGCACCGGTTGTTCAGCCTGTGCATTGTCTGGCCGGTGTTGCGTATCTGGCTGGGACTGCGGGTTCACAACCGCGAGCGCCTGCCCCTGCAGGGACCCGCTATTATCGTGGCAAATCACAACAGCCATCTGGATATTTTTACCCTGCTGTCGCTGTTCCCGCTGCGCCAACACGCCATGATTCGCCCGGTCGCCGCCGCCGACTACTTCCTGCGTAACCGCCTGCTTGCCTGGTTTACGCAAAATATTCTCAATATTATTCCGGTCGTGCGCGGTGGCGATAATGCCTGCGATCCACTTGCCGCCTGCGCAGACGCACTGCGCCAGAACCAGATACTGATTCTGTTCCCGGAAGGGACGCGCGGCGAGCCTGAGAAAATATCCGGGTTTAAATCCGGTCTGTGGTATCTGGCGCAGTCATTTCCCGAGACGCCGATTGTGCCCGTCTACCTGAAAGGTCTGGGGCGCTCAATGGGCAAAGGGCGTCACATTCCTCTGCCGTTATTCATAGATATTCATATCGACGAGCCGTGTTACTGGCTGGACGATAAACAGCAATTTAAGGATGCGCTGCAAACACGGTTTACCGTGCTACAGCAGCAGACACAAGGACAGCATCATGGATAA
- the paaY gene encoding phenylacetic acid degradation protein PaaY, whose product MPVYQIDGLTPVVPQDSFVHPTAVLIGDVIIGHRVWIGPNASLRGDFGRIIVKDGANIQDNCVMHGFPENDTVVEEDGHIGHGAILHGCHIARNALVGMNAVVMDGARIGENCIIGAAAFVKAQAVFERNTLIIGSPAKVVRPLRDEEIDWKRQGTAEYQALVLRCQHSMHQVEPLREVEANRPTLVFENGLVTKKNI is encoded by the coding sequence ATGCCGGTTTACCAGATTGACGGCCTTACTCCAGTGGTGCCGCAAGACAGCTTTGTCCATCCAACAGCCGTGCTTATAGGTGATGTGATTATCGGCCACCGGGTGTGGATTGGCCCTAATGCCAGCCTGCGTGGTGATTTTGGGCGCATTATTGTTAAAGATGGCGCCAATATTCAGGATAATTGTGTCATGCACGGCTTTCCTGAAAACGATACGGTAGTGGAAGAAGACGGTCATATCGGCCACGGTGCCATTCTGCACGGCTGCCATATTGCCAGAAATGCGCTGGTGGGCATGAATGCCGTGGTGATGGACGGAGCACGTATTGGCGAGAACTGTATTATTGGCGCTGCGGCGTTTGTAAAAGCACAGGCTGTATTTGAGCGCAATACTCTGATTATTGGCAGCCCAGCAAAGGTGGTGCGCCCACTGCGTGACGAAGAGATTGACTGGAAGCGACAGGGCACTGCGGAATATCAGGCGCTGGTACTTCGCTGTCAACACAGCATGCATCAGGTAGAGCCGCTGCGCGAGGTCGAAGCAAACCGCCCGACGCTGGTTTTTGAAAACGGGTTAGTAACGAAGAAGAACATTTAA
- the paaX gene encoding phenylacetic acid degradation operon negative regulatory protein PaaX: MSKVEQFIRQAVNAVPVSGTSLIISLYGDALLHRGGEVWLGSLASMLEGLGFGERFVRTALFRLNKEGWLEVSRVGRRSYYRLTEFGLRQARRAESKIYREGQPSWDGKWLLLLSEGLEKNTLQQVKKELMWQGFGALAPSLMASPSQRLTEVQSLLHDYGVAENVICFEASAPLQLSRTALRARVESCWQLSDKNARYEEFITSFRPLLPLLRDAGDELTPEHCFHIQLLLIHFYRRVVLKDPLLPDELLPPHWLGQSARQLCINIYQRVAPGAQVFVSEKSETSVGALPAPGGGYFQRFGGLVLP, from the coding sequence ATGAGTAAGGTGGAACAGTTTATCCGCCAGGCGGTAAATGCTGTGCCGGTGAGCGGCACTTCTTTGATTATTTCGCTGTATGGGGACGCGCTGTTGCACCGCGGCGGCGAAGTCTGGCTGGGCAGCCTGGCGTCCATGCTTGAAGGGCTGGGTTTTGGTGAACGCTTTGTACGCACGGCGCTGTTTCGGCTTAACAAAGAAGGCTGGCTTGAGGTGTCGCGTGTGGGCAGGCGCAGCTATTACCGCCTTACAGAGTTCGGTCTGCGCCAGGCGCGGCGAGCAGAGAGCAAAATTTATCGTGAAGGGCAGCCCAGCTGGGATGGCAAGTGGCTATTGCTGCTGTCTGAAGGGCTTGAGAAAAACACGTTGCAACAGGTTAAAAAAGAGTTGATGTGGCAGGGCTTTGGCGCACTGGCACCCAGCCTGATGGCCTCGCCTTCGCAGCGCCTGACGGAAGTACAAAGCCTGCTGCACGATTATGGCGTGGCAGAAAACGTGATTTGTTTTGAAGCCAGTGCGCCGCTACAGCTGTCGCGCACTGCGCTGCGTGCACGCGTAGAAAGCTGCTGGCAGCTTAGTGATAAAAACGCGCGCTATGAAGAGTTCATTACATCGTTTCGCCCGCTGCTACCGCTGTTACGCGACGCAGGGGATGAGTTGACGCCGGAACACTGTTTTCATATTCAGTTGTTACTGATTCATTTTTACCGGCGCGTGGTGCTTAAAGACCCGCTGTTGCCGGACGAGTTGCTGCCGCCACACTGGCTGGGACAGAGTGCTCGCCAGCTCTGTATCAACATTTACCAGCGTGTGGCGCCAGGTGCGCAAGTGTTTGTCAGTGAAAAAAGCGAAACGTCGGTCGGGGCATTACCTGCACCTGGTGGCGGATATTTTCAACGTTTTGGCGGCCTGGTGTTGCCATAA
- a CDS encoding CDP-alcohol phosphatidyltransferase family protein, producing the protein MTLYDIKPRFQACLRPLLVWLHRRNVSANQITLAALFLSLLTGLCLTYFSEPHLFILLPIILFIRMALNALDGMMAREYQQQSRLGALLNELGDVISDAALYLPLALLPGSNAALVVLMVLAAALTEFCGVLAQTLGQPRGYAGPMGKSDRALVVGTCGLLVALWPALCSWLNVVWLVMLALLVLTVVNRCRQALKAGEQ; encoded by the coding sequence ATGACACTTTATGACATAAAACCCCGGTTTCAGGCCTGCCTGCGCCCGTTGTTAGTCTGGCTGCACAGGCGCAACGTTAGCGCAAACCAAATAACGCTCGCGGCATTATTTCTTTCCCTGCTCACTGGTTTGTGTCTTACGTATTTCTCTGAACCACATCTTTTTATTTTACTGCCGATCATTCTTTTTATCCGCATGGCGCTGAACGCCCTTGACGGCATGATGGCGCGCGAATACCAGCAGCAGTCCCGGCTGGGTGCATTGCTTAATGAACTGGGTGACGTTATTTCAGATGCGGCACTCTATTTACCGTTGGCATTGTTGCCAGGTAGCAACGCTGCACTGGTTGTGCTGATGGTGCTGGCCGCGGCGCTGACGGAGTTTTGCGGCGTGCTGGCACAAACCCTGGGGCAGCCGCGCGGTTACGCCGGGCCGATGGGCAAGAGTGACCGTGCGCTGGTCGTCGGCACCTGCGGGCTGCTGGTGGCACTGTGGCCTGCGCTGTGTAGCTGGCTTAACGTGGTCTGGCTGGTGATGCTGGCTCTGCTGGTGCTGACGGTAGTTAACCGCTGTCGCCAGGCGCTGAAAGCGGGGGAGCAATAG
- a CDS encoding NirD/YgiW/YdeI family stress tolerance protein, whose translation MHKTWIVVCLLMILPALFIQQQGGFSANKTSRAQVQDGGSNDKEDKRSMTVEQAKMLDDGASLVLSGHLIKQTGHDSYQFRDKSGTLDVVIPPAVFEARELSPDNLLTISGSWDKSHLPPMMQVDTIETAR comes from the coding sequence ATGCATAAAACGTGGATAGTTGTCTGCCTGCTGATGATTCTGCCTGCACTGTTTATCCAGCAGCAGGGCGGCTTCAGTGCTAACAAGACCTCCCGCGCCCAGGTTCAGGACGGCGGTTCTAACGACAAGGAGGACAAGCGTAGTATGACGGTCGAACAGGCAAAAATGTTGGATGACGGTGCGTCGCTGGTGCTCAGTGGGCATTTGATTAAGCAAACCGGGCATGACAGCTATCAGTTTCGCGATAAGAGCGGCACGCTGGATGTCGTCATCCCGCCTGCAGTGTTTGAAGCACGTGAACTCAGCCCGGATAATTTGCTCACTATCAGCGGCAGTTGGGATAAAAGCCACCTGCCACCGATGATGCAGGTCGACACGATAGAGACAGCGCGCTAA
- the paaF gene encoding phenylacetate--CoA ligase, translating to MTTTNSLEPIETASLDELQALQTQRLKWTLNHAYNNVPMYRRKFDAAGVHPDDFKELNDLRLFPCTTKQDLRDNYPFDTFAVPMEQVVRIHASSGTTGQPTVVGYTQNDIDTWANIVARSLRAAGATARDKVHVSYGYGLFTGGLGAHYGAERLGAAVIPMSGGQTEKQAQLIRDFQPDIIMVTPSYCLNLIEELERQMGGDASRCSLRVGVFGAEPWTLAMRNEIERRLGITALDIYGLSEVMGPGVAMECLDSAGGPTIWEDHFYPEVVNPQDGTPRADGEQGELLFTTLTKEALPVIRYRTRDLTRLLPGTSRAMRRMDRIAGRSDDMLIIRGVNVFPSQLEEEIVKFVHLAPHYQLEVRRNGHLDTLAIKVELKQSSLSLSQQERCQICNNLRRRIKSMVGISTEISIVNCGSLPRSEGKAVRVCDLRTAANQ from the coding sequence ATGACAACGACAAACAGTCTGGAACCGATAGAAACCGCATCGCTTGACGAACTGCAGGCTTTGCAGACGCAACGCCTTAAGTGGACGCTGAACCACGCTTACAACAATGTGCCGATGTATCGGCGTAAGTTTGATGCCGCTGGCGTTCATCCTGATGATTTTAAAGAGCTAAACGACCTACGGTTGTTTCCGTGCACCACCAAACAGGATCTGCGCGACAACTATCCGTTTGACACGTTTGCGGTGCCAATGGAACAGGTGGTGCGTATTCACGCCTCGTCAGGCACCACCGGCCAGCCTACGGTGGTGGGATATACCCAGAACGATATCGATACCTGGGCCAACATTGTGGCGCGCTCCTTGCGCGCAGCGGGTGCCACGGCGCGCGACAAGGTGCATGTCTCTTACGGTTACGGGCTGTTTACCGGTGGGCTGGGTGCGCATTACGGTGCCGAACGGTTGGGGGCAGCCGTCATTCCTATGTCTGGTGGGCAAACCGAGAAGCAGGCCCAGCTAATTCGCGATTTCCAGCCAGACATTATTATGGTGACCCCGTCATATTGTCTGAACCTGATAGAAGAACTGGAGCGCCAGATGGGCGGCGACGCCAGCCGCTGCTCGCTGCGCGTGGGCGTATTTGGTGCAGAGCCGTGGACGCTGGCGATGCGTAACGAAATCGAGCGCCGTCTGGGTATTACCGCGCTTGATATTTATGGGCTGTCTGAAGTAATGGGGCCTGGTGTGGCGATGGAATGCCTGGACTCTGCCGGTGGCCCGACTATCTGGGAAGATCATTTTTACCCTGAGGTGGTTAACCCGCAGGATGGTACGCCGCGTGCAGACGGTGAACAGGGCGAGCTGCTGTTTACTACGCTCACTAAAGAGGCGCTGCCGGTAATTCGCTACCGCACCCGCGATCTTACTCGTCTGTTGCCCGGCACATCACGCGCCATGCGCCGCATGGACCGTATTGCCGGGCGCTCTGACGATATGTTGATTATTCGCGGGGTAAATGTGTTTCCGTCTCAACTGGAAGAGGAAATTGTGAAGTTTGTGCACCTGGCACCGCATTACCAGCTGGAGGTGCGGCGTAACGGCCATCTGGATACGCTGGCTATTAAGGTCGAGCTTAAGCAAAGTAGCCTTTCGTTGAGCCAGCAGGAGCGTTGCCAGATTTGTAATAACCTGCGTCGGCGCATTAAATCGATGGTCGGTATCAGCACCGAGATCTCGATTGTGAACTGCGGTTCACTGCCGCGCTCGGAGGGCAAAGCGGTGCGCGTGTGCGATTTACGTACGGCAGCGAATCAGTAA